A segment of the Spirochaetaceae bacterium genome:
GCGACCTGGACCGCCTACCAGGAGGCATTCCCCGACCGGTGACCGCGCCGAGCGCGGCGACCGCGGCTGGCTGAGAACGCTTCCGTGCCGAAGATCGAAGTGAGGCGCATGCTACCCGCCGAGTTGGCCCCGGCAGCCGACTTGTACCTGCGGAGCATCACCGGCCTGTTGCAGGGCATCCTGAAGCCGGAACAGATCCGGGCCGACCACGAGTACCGCCGCTACTTCACCAACGTCGTCGCCCGCGACCACGAACTGTGGGTGGCGGTAAGGGATGGCCGTCCGGTCGGCGTGATGGCGATCGCCAATGAATGGATCGATCAACTCTACGTCGATCCTCCGGAGCAGCGCCGGGGAGCCGGCTCGGCGATGCTCGCGCAGGCCAAGACCTTGTCGCCCAAGGGTCTTCGCGTGCTCACCCTGCAGCGCAACGCCGCCGCCTGCCGATTCTACGAGGCCCATGGCTTCGAAGCCTACGACCGCGGCCGCAGCCCACCCCCGGAAGACGAGCCCGATGTCAGCTACCGGTGGCGCCCGCGCACGGACGACCACGCGGGTAAGGCGCGCCGCTGACCTACAGTTTCCGGATCCTGCGCACCAGGTCGCGGAGCGGGCTGGATGTGCCTTGGGTAAGGTGGTGATCGAGGACGGTCAGGAGGTCGCGTTGGAACGCGGTTACCTGGCGGAACACGGCAGCCGCGGACACGCCGAATTCGACGGCGAATCCGCAGGCTTCGCGCTCCAGCCTGGTGCTCCCGATGCTGTAGACCAGCGTCTCGCCGGTCACGCCGCCGTCTACCGTGCCGGCGAGCTCGATCAGGTCCGGCAGCGCCCGGTCGGGGAATGCATCGCACAGCCAGATCAGGTCATACAGATCCTTCTCGCTGCACCTCGACACGAGCGTGGCGGCCTTCATGGCGAGCAGCCCGGACAGGCCGGCCACCACCACGTCGCCGGATCGGTTCGTGTCGGTGATGCCGAACACATGCTCGTCATGCACGACGTCCACGGTAAACGAGAGTTCCCGGTGGTGGCACACGGCACGGAAGTACTGGTTGCTGTGGGCCGCCTCGACCAGTTCGACTCCGAGCGACCGCAAGGTGCGCACGGCGAGCACGGTCTCGGTAAAGGCGGCTGCGCTGCCGGTAAACAGGTCGAGATCATCGGAGCGCCGGTGACCCGCATAGAAACCCGCCAGCGCGGTGCCGCCGACCAGCATGCAGCCGCTGATCCGTTGCGCGAACACGTGCCTGAGCGCCTGCAGCAGCGGCCGCGGCAGCACGCGGGCCGCTAACGACGGCTCAAATCGCCGTGAATCTTCCACACGGCATCGACCACGGCACGTCTCGCCGCCGGCAACCTCGAGCGGAGATCGGGATAAGCGTCCCACACCTGTGGCCCGAGCACGGCGGCCGCCTCGTATATTCCGCGGCTCTCGATCAAGCGTGCCACTGCGCGGGGTTGTCCCGCGGCCAGCGCCGCCAGAAACCGATAGATGTCGGGAAAGGAACGGTCCCAACAGAACTCCGCGTACAACCGCCTCTCCTCGGCGCGACCCTCCAATCCAAGCAGCGGCTGGAGCAACTCGGCGGGCGCGATGCCGAGACCGGCGCTCAGGTTCAGCAGGTTGGCGACATGCACATTGCGAAAATCCCCTTCGGCGGCGAACCACAGCGACACGGCCTGCCGGCTGACCGCCGCGGCCTTCGCCACGTCTGCCTGCCGATACCCATTCTTCCCCATCGCAGCCTTGAGCACGCTCATGTACACGATGATGCAAGATGCTACCACTTGCGTCAACTCGTCAAGTATACTTGTCAAACTCCAATCATGTCACCGGGTGCGCCAACTCTCGTAGCAGTCCCCCTCCAAGCTCCAGGCATGTAAGCTGATGGATGTACCACAACTGCGCTCACGGGTCGATGCTGATGCCAAATGAAAGCCCTTGACGGCTCCCCAATCGCGGCGTACTATCTGATAGTCCAGCGGCTCCCGAAATACTACCTATAGGTTGGAGCGTGGACTACTTCGGGGCCCCACGGGGCCCTTTTTTTAGGATTGAGGTACGGAACTGTGCGTACTGCTGTGTTTGTTGACGCCGGCTACCTCTACTTCGCTGGCGCTATCGCTGTCAGCGGCCAAAAACTACGCAGGAAAGACGTCAAACTTGACGTCCCAAACACGCTCGCCAAGCTCAAGGAGACCGCGTCCGTCCTGACCGATCGACGTCCGTTGCTCCGTATCTACTGGTACGATGGAGCCCTGGCTCGCGGACTCTCGTCAGAGCACGAGGAATTGGCTGATTCAACTGACATCAAGCTGCGGCTTGGCGCGATATCGCAAGCCGGCAGGCAGAAGGGTGTCGATTCCCTCATTGTGGCGGACCTGATTGACTTGGCGCGTAATCACGCGATTGCGGACGCCGTTTTGCTGTCTGGAGATGAAGATACGCGAATCGGTGTTCAGATAGCGCAGAGCTTCGGAGTTCGAGTTCATCTTGTGGGCATAAGGGTGCCGGATGGGAATCAATCTCTCTCTCTGAAGCGGGAGTCGGACACGACGACCGAGTGGGGCTCCGACGAGATCAGCGGATTCATGACACGTACGCGTACGCCTGATGTCGACGCTGATATCCGAGGTACAGGAGACGAAGATCTCGCTGAACTCGCGGAATGTGTTGCCGAGTTCGTGTCCTCATGTTCTGCAAAAGAAATCGCGGACATCACGGCTCTCGGATCGAACGAACCGGTTCCTTTCTTGCTGGATCGCCAGCTTCTCCGGACTTGCAGCGCCAAGCTGGGTCGCCAGTTGGACGAACCCGAGAAACACCGGGCTCGCAGAGTGCTGAAGGAGCGAGCTCGGTCCACGCGCCGATAGTCTCCCAGAGCCGCGGGCTCCAGAGGCGGACTCGGTCACGCTCGCCAACAGGGCAGACGACACCGAATGCGCGGCACGAGATGACGGTTACGAGTCTTCGGCGTACGTTTGCCAGCGTCGGCGGAGGCGGGCGCCCCATTGGTCTACCACGTCGCGCGGCCGGCCGGGTTCGAGCGGACGCCTCTCCAGGCGGCGCTCTTCGGTGGCAAGTGACGCGCGCAACGCGGCCAGGGTCGCCGCCTGCGCCGGGTCGGAGGCCAGGTTGCGGGTCTCGCCGGGATCGGCCTGCAGGTCGAAGAGCTGCTCCAGGCCGCGCTCGGCGGTGTCCGGCCCCGGCGGCACGTAGTCCTCCACCTGCTTCGGGCGGTACTCGGTGACGTACTTGTGGGTGGCGGTGACCAGGGCGCGGCCCCAGTAGTTGGACTCGATGTACACCCCGTCCCGCCAGGGCACCTCGCGGCCCTCGACCAGGGGCCGCAGGCTGCGCCCGAGGCAGCGCGGCGGAGCGGGAATGCCGGCGTAATCGCATATCGTTGCCGGCAGGTCGACGCCGGACACCAGGTGGTCGAGCCGGCTGCCCTTCTCCACCGGCAGCCGGTCGCCGAGGCTGGCCACCACCAGCGGCACACGCACGCTCTCCTCGTACAGGGTGAACTTCTGGAACATCTGGTGCTGACCGGCCGCCTCACCGTGGTCGACGGTGAAGATCACGATGGTGTCGTCGCGGAACCGGCTGGCGGCCAGGGCATCGAGCACCAGGCCGATCTCGGCGTCCACCTTCTCCACGAAGCGGTACAGGTTCCAGGCGAACGAGCGCCAGTCCAGGGCGGAGAAGCGGCGCGTCTTGCGCAGGATCTTCCAGTGGATGAGGCACTCGTCGTCACGCCGGATCACGCGGTGCTGCAATGGCTCGCGCGGGTCGTAGTCGAAGTTGTCCGGCAGCGGCGGCAGCTCATCCTCGCGCAGGATGCCCTGGGCGACCGCGTCGGGAATCTCCTTCTCCTCGTAGTTGTGGCCGTACTCGCACACGTCGTGCGGATTGACGAACGCAAGTTGCAGGTAGAATGGCGCCTCGCCGTCGTGGGTGGTCAGGAACTGCAGCGCGGCGTGGGTGATGGCGGGGTCGTAGAATTCGCCGGTGCTGGCGCCGATACGGCGCGCACCGTAGTACAAGGTGTCGAAGCTGCGGGTGACGTCGCGGCCGTCGACGTGCCACTTGCCGCCGTGGAAGGCGCCGTAGCCGCCGGCCCGCAGGAGCTGGCCCAGGTCGGGGATGTCGTCGTGCAGATGGCCGCCGTTGAACGGCACGCCGGCTTCCGAGGTGTAGCGCCCGGTGGCCCAGCTCGTGCGCGCCGGGGCGCACACCGGGTCGGTGCAGTAGGAGCGCATGAACGACGTCCCGGAGGCCACCAGGCGGTCCATGTTGGGCGTGTTCAGCCAGCGGTTGCCGTAGGCGGAAACAGCGTCCCAGGTCTGCTGGTCGGTGTTGATGAACACGATGTTCGGATGTGTGCTCATGCCTCGCCCTCCCCGTCTCCGGGAGCGCGCAGCACCATGGTATGGAACATGCTGGTGACCACGCACACGGTGCCGCCCTCGTCCAGCCACCAGTAGCTGGGCAGCATGCCGGCGCCATGCTGGCAGTATCCGCGCAGCCGATGGCATGCTATCTCTATCGGCCCGTCGGTGAGTGGGCGGATGGTGCACGGCGCTCGCAGCTTCTCCAGGTCCTCCAGCACGGCGAACGGCGCCGCTTCGTCGGCGCCTGCCACGATAGACGGCAAACCGTCGAACAACGCCCACCAGGAGGTCAGCGGCACCGCGGCATCCATCTCGCCGGTGCGCAATTCGACGCCGTTGATCCTCAGCGACACCACCCGCCGGCCGGCGTCCACGGCGGTCGATCCCGCGACCTCGATCCCGCGGTACCCGTCGCCGGCGGAGTTGGTTGTGGTCACGCTCCAGGCGCCGGTGAGCCTGGGCAGCGGATCGCCGGTGGTATGGAAGTCGAGCGCTACCCGTTCTCCGCTGGTGGCGTTGTCGTGGGAGACCCGGTAGTGCGCGCCGCCGGAGGAATCGGGGCCGCGCGCGATCTCGGCGCCGCCGATGCGCAGCTCGCCGCCCCCGTCCAACCACCCCTGGTGCCAGCCGGCGGCGTAGTTCGGCAGCAGCTCGTAGCGGCGCACGGCGCCGTCGTGCGCGGTACCGGGAGCCCAGCTCTCCAGGACGGCGCGCAACGCGTTCCCGAAGTAAGGGCGTTGAAACCCGGTGTCATGATCGATCGACCAGTGCATCTGCTCGCCGGCGGTCGGCATCGGCTATCCTCCAAACGCCCGCGCAACGGAATTGGCTGGAGTCGCGAACTGCGCGGCGCCTTAGCAACTCGTGGAGGAACCCCGCGCCGCACCTCGAATGCAACCGGAGTTTCGCCACGGGCTGCTATAGTGTATCCCGAACGCGCCGGCCTGCCCAACCAGAAATCAGCGCGCCGCGTCCGCTCCTCGCGTGCTGGCTTGCTGGTTCGGGAGTGCCGCGGACTACCTGAACGGCGGCGGCGGCAGATGCCGACGAAGGCGGCCTGAGTCCCTCATAGCGAAGACTCGGAGTCGATCCAGTCTTCCAGCGTGACGCTTATCGTCTCACCGCGCCGCGAAAGAACATTGAAGAACGCCCATACGTCGGTGCCGAGTCGGGATGCGGCCTGTGAAAGAGAGATGCTTCCGGAACGATACGCGGCCAGCACCTCGTCCTCCCGATCGCGCGCCAAAGCGTCCCGAAGCAGCTCCCGCAACAACGTCGCACGATCCTTGCCGCGCGCCCGGGCGCGGCGATCAAGCTCGCTCAAGATCTCCTCAGGCAGACGGATCGTCGTTGGTTTGGTCATCTTGACGCACCTCCTGCAACGCCACCATTGCGGCAGCGATCATGTCGCGGCCATAGTGTCCGGTCACCGCCAGCACCTCGAGGGCCCGCCGCGCTCTAGGCAAGGTGACTGCTCCCGTGCGGTAGAGGTCGACAACAACCCTCGGCGAACTCGTAAACGGGATCCCCAAGATTCTACACGCCCGGATAGCGCGACCATCGTCGGACAACACCAAGTCGGCATCGGCCTCAAACCAAAGTCGGATCGCCGCGGCTTCGCCACGCCCCAGTGCGCGCGGAAGATCCCGGTGCTTGGTTCCCGTGACCACACGTATCGAACCATCCCGGGCAAGCTTGGCAACAAGCGCCGCATCGTCGTATCGGCGCACAAGCGACGCAGATGCGACCTCTTCAAACGCCTGCCGCGGAACCTGCAAATTCACTCCCCGAGAATACTCAGTCAGCATCGAACACTTGGCGAGCAGAATGAGCGAGCTGGCGTCGGCGACGACTACTCGCATACGCACAGATTACAAATGTATTCTGTCGCCGTCAACTGCTCTGCCGCCTCGACTCGACGAATCTCGATCTCCGATCCGCCGCGTTGCCACAAGAGCCGGCGCCCGCGTTCGGCTCTCCGCTCACCGCTGCTGAGCCTGCCAGCGTGCGCGGAGGCGGGAGCCCCACTGGTCGACGATCGCGCGCGGCCCGCCGGGGACGAGCGGACGGCGCTCCAGGCGGCGCTCCTCCGAGACAATTGCAGCGCGCAGCGCGGCCAGGGTCGCCGAGAGCGCTGAATCACCGGACAGGTTGCGAGTCTCGCCGGGATCAGCCCGGAGGTCGAACAGTTGCTCCAGGCCGCGCTCGGCGCTGTCCGGCCCCGGCGGCACGTAGTCCTCCACCGCCTTCGGACGGTACTCGGTGATGTACTTGTGGGTGCCGGTGACCAGGGCGCGGCCCCAGTAGTTCGACTCGATGTAGACGGCGTCGCGCCAGGGCACCTCGCGCCCCTCGACCAGGGGCCGCACGCTGCGCCCGAGACAGCCCGGGGGAGCGGGCATGCCGGCGTAGTCGCACACCGTGGCCGGAAGGTCGACGCCGGACACGAGGTGGTCGAGCTGCCTACCCTTCTCTACCGGCAGCCGGTCGCCGAGAGTGGCCACCACCAGCGGCGTGCGCACGCTCTCCTCGTACAGGGTGAACTTCTGAAACATCTGGTGCTGGCCAGCCGCCTCGCCGTGATCGGAGGTGAAGATCACGATGGTATCGTCGCGGAACCTGCTGGCGGCCAGGGCGTCGAGCACCAGGCCGATCTCGGCGTCCACCTTCTCGACCAGGCGGTACAGGGACCACGCCAGGTAGCGCCATTGCAGCGCGGAGAACTTGCGCGCGTGGCGCAGGATGTTCCAGTGGATCAGGCAGTCGTCGTCGCGCCGCGCCACCCGGTGCTGCAGCGGCTCGCGCCGATCGTAATGAAAGTTCGCCGGCAGCGGCGGCAGCTCCGCCTCTCCCAGGATGCCCTGGGCGACCGGATCGGGCTTCTTCTTCTCGGAGTGGTAGCGCCAGTGCTCGCACACGTCATGTGGATTGACGAGCCCCAGTTGCAGGTAGAAGGGCCGCGAGCCGTCGTAGCTGGTGAGAAACTGCAGCGCGGCGTGGGTAGTGGCGGAGTCGTAGAACTCGCCATTGCCGGCGAGAATCCGGCGCGCCCCGAAGTAGAGCGTGT
Coding sequences within it:
- a CDS encoding GNAT family N-acetyltransferase; amino-acid sequence: MPKIEVRRMLPAELAPAADLYLRSITGLLQGILKPEQIRADHEYRRYFTNVVARDHELWVAVRDGRPVGVMAIANEWIDQLYVDPPEQRRGAGSAMLAQAKTLSPKGLRVLTLQRNAAACRFYEAHGFEAYDRGRSPPPEDEPDVSYRWRPRTDDHAGKARR
- a CDS encoding nucleotidyl transferase AbiEii/AbiGii toxin family protein, encoding MLPRPLLQALRHVFAQRISGCMLVGGTALAGFYAGHRRSDDLDLFTGSAAAFTETVLAVRTLRSLGVELVEAAHSNQYFRAVCHHRELSFTVDVVHDEHVFGITDTNRSGDVVVAGLSGLLAMKAATLVSRCSEKDLYDLIWLCDAFPDRALPDLIELAGTVDGGVTGETLVYSIGSTRLEREACGFAVEFGVSAAAVFRQVTAFQRDLLTVLDHHLTQGTSSPLRDLVRRIRKL
- a CDS encoding helix-turn-helix transcriptional regulator — its product is MTQVVASCIIVYMSVLKAAMGKNGYRQADVAKAAAVSRQAVSLWFAAEGDFRNVHVANLLNLSAGLGIAPAELLQPLLGLEGRAEERRLYAEFCWDRSFPDIYRFLAALAAGQPRAVARLIESRGIYEAAAVLGPQVWDAYPDLRSRLPAARRAVVDAVWKIHGDLSRR
- a CDS encoding NYN domain-containing protein, producing MRTAVFVDAGYLYFAGAIAVSGQKLRRKDVKLDVPNTLAKLKETASVLTDRRPLLRIYWYDGALARGLSSEHEELADSTDIKLRLGAISQAGRQKGVDSLIVADLIDLARNHAIADAVLLSGDEDTRIGVQIAQSFGVRVHLVGIRVPDGNQSLSLKRESDTTTEWGSDEISGFMTRTRTPDVDADIRGTGDEDLAELAECVAEFVSSCSAKEIADITALGSNEPVPFLLDRQLLRTCSAKLGRQLDEPEKHRARRVLKERARSTRR
- a CDS encoding sulfatase-like hydrolase/transferase is translated as MSTHPNIVFINTDQQTWDAVSAYGNRWLNTPNMDRLVASGTSFMRSYCTDPVCAPARTSWATGRYTSEAGVPFNGGHLHDDIPDLGQLLRAGGYGAFHGGKWHVDGRDVTRSFDTLYYGARRIGASTGEFYDPAITHAALQFLTTHDGEAPFYLQLAFVNPHDVCEYGHNYEEKEIPDAVAQGILREDELPPLPDNFDYDPREPLQHRVIRRDDECLIHWKILRKTRRFSALDWRSFAWNLYRFVEKVDAEIGLVLDALAASRFRDDTIVIFTVDHGEAAGQHQMFQKFTLYEESVRVPLVVASLGDRLPVEKGSRLDHLVSGVDLPATICDYAGIPAPPRCLGRSLRPLVEGREVPWRDGVYIESNYWGRALVTATHKYVTEYRPKQVEDYVPPGPDTAERGLEQLFDLQADPGETRNLASDPAQAATLAALRASLATEERRLERRPLEPGRPRDVVDQWGARLRRRWQTYAEDS
- a CDS encoding ribbon-helix-helix protein, CopG family, with product MTKPTTIRLPEEILSELDRRARARGKDRATLLRELLRDALARDREDEVLAAYRSGSISLSQAASRLGTDVWAFFNVLSRRGETISVTLEDWIDSESSL
- a CDS encoding sulfatase-like hydrolase/transferase; amino-acid sequence: MTERPNILFISTDQQTWDAVSAYGNRWLSTPHIDRLVASGTSFMRSYCTDPVCAPARTSWATGRYTSEAGVPFNGGLLHADIPDLGQLLRAGGFGAYHAGKWHVEGRDVTGSFDTLYFGARRILAGNGEFYDSATTHAALQFLTSYDGSRPFYLQLGLVNPHDVCEHWRYHSEKKKPDPVAQGILGEAELPPLPANFHYDRREPLQHRVARRDDDCLIHWNILRHARKFSALQWRYLAWSLYRLVEKVDAEIGLVLDALAASRFRDDTIVIFTSDHGEAAGQHQMFQKFTLYEESVRTPLVVATLGDRLPVEKGRQLDHLVSGVDLPATVCDYAGMPAPPGCLGRSVRPLVEGREVPWRDAVYIESNYWGRALVTGTHKYITEYRPKAVEDYVPPGPDSAERGLEQLFDLRADPGETRNLSGDSALSATLAALRAAIVSEERRLERRPLVPGGPRAIVDQWGSRLRARWQAQQR